In the Sulfobacillus thermosulfidooxidans DSM 9293 genome, CCTCCCGTACCGACCACGACATCGGGCTTAAACCGTCGAATATGACCCATCGCCTCTAACAATCCTCGCAGCGCCGCCCATACTCCCTGCATTTTGCCGTTTAACCCTTTTACGAGCAGCCCTTTGGCATGAATGGTGGCAAAAGGAATATTATGGCGAGGAACGAGATCCCGTTCCAGTCCATGGTTGGTGCCAATGTAAAGCACATCCAAGGATCCCACCAAATCCCTGACAGACTTAACAATGGCTATCGCTGGATAAATATGCCCACCACTACCTCCTCCTGCAATTATCAAACGCATGAACCCAATCGCTCCTTCACCGGTATCTCTGCCAAAAGATGAGACCACTTTCAGATTATGCTTTCCCTTACATTGCGTGCTTACTAATATTTAGAAGAACTCCAACGCCAGCCATACTCAGAACAAGAGATGAGCCGCCATAACTAATAAAGGGCAAGGTAATCCCGGTAACAGGAAGAGTTGCTGTTACGACCCCCATATTAATCGCGGCTTGGATAGCAATCATCGTCGTCAACCCGGTTGCCACCAGACTTGAAAACATATCAGGAGCTCTCATGGCAATCCGGTAACCTCTCCAAGCCACCAAAAGGAATAACAAGACCACAGTAATCGTTCCCATGAGCCCCAATTCTTCCCCTAAAATGGCGAAAATAAAATCCGTAAAAGCTTCTGGCAAGTAACCTAGGGCCTGCCGGGAATAGCCTAATCCGACCCCTAGAACACCTCCCGAGCCAAGCGCCAACAGTGCTTGAATGGTGTGGAAGCCCTC is a window encoding:
- a CDS encoding UDP-N-acetylglucosamine--N-acetylmuramyl-(pentapeptide) pyrophosphoryl-undecaprenol N-acetylglucosamine transferase translates to MRLIIAGGGSGGHIYPAIAIVKSVRDLVGSLDVLYIGTNHGLERDLVPRHNIPFATIHAKGLLVKGLNGKMQGVWAALRGLLEAMGHIRRFKPDVVVGTGGYVSGPVGLAAVLMGVPLVLQEQNVWPGFTNRTLGPRAKRVIVPFEEAKKYFRAGTSFAVIPNPVVITVEQDRAALRQEMDIAA